A window from Hemicordylus capensis ecotype Gifberg chromosome 2, rHemCap1.1.pri, whole genome shotgun sequence encodes these proteins:
- the ZNF697 gene encoding zinc finger protein 697 isoform X1 gives MEPEEELCASVLQDSTEGEVPSDFIGNYEIPSEYEEVVPQRESPEIMQPDEIVSGQAEGNTSQSLSERETLEDQQVQGNHLDKQQNERTDPEGDTGILQNITLTPEMPLGVGTFSYNGCGESIQQNSSLNAKPEISPVGEKPHKCTECSKRFNWRSDLIKHQRIHTGEKPYICSECGENFTVSSHLFTHKRIHTGEKPFLCTECGKCFSRNSHLVNHQRTHTGEKPFECCACGKSFSDFSTLTQHQRTHTGEKPYVCVECGKGFIQSSHLIRHRKTHMGEKPYKCAECGKGFRYKTHLVQHHRLHIG, from the exons ATGGAACCAGAAGAGGAACTGTGTGCCTCTGTGCTCCAAGACTCGACTGAAGGAGAAGTCCCCTCTGACTTTATAG GAAACTATGAGATCCCAAGTGAGTACGAGGAGGTGGTTCCTCAAAGAGAGAGTCCAGAGATCATGCAGCCTGATGAGATTGTATCAGGGCAGGCTGAAGGAAACACTTCTCAGAGTCTCAGCGAGAGAGAAACCCTTGAGGATCAGCAAGTGCAAGGCAATCACCTTGATAAGCAGCAAAATGAACGCACTGATCCAGAAGGAGACACAGGGATCCTGCAAAACATCACCCTTACACCTGAGATGCCTTTGGGAGTGGGAACTTTTAGTTACAATGGATGTGGGGAGAGCATTCAACAGAATTCAAGCCTTAACGCCAAACCTGAAATTTCTCCAGTGGGAGAGAAGCCTCATAAATGTACTGAATGTAGCAAGAGATTTAATTGGCGCTCAGACCTTAttaaacatcaaagaattcacacaggagagaagccctacATATGTAGTGAATGTGGGGAAAATTTCACTGTGAGCTCTCACCTTTTCACACATAagagaatccatacaggagaaaAGCCTTTCCTTTGTACTGAATGTGGGAAGTGCTTCAGTCGGAACTCGCACCTTGTTAATCACCAAAGAacccacacgggagagaagccTTTTGAATGTTGTGCATGTGGGAAAAGTTTTAGCGATTTCTCAACACTTACtcagcatcaaagaacccacacaggtgAAAAGCCCTATGTATGTGTCGAATGTGGGAAAGGCTTTATACAGAGTTCGCATCTCATAAGGCATCGGAAAACCCACATGGGAGAGAAACCCTATAAGTGTGCTGAGTGTGGAAAAGGCTTCCGATACAAGACCCACCTTGTACAACACCACAGACTTCACATAGGGTAG
- the ZNF697 gene encoding zinc finger protein 697 isoform X2, protein MQPDEIVSGQAEGNTSQSLSERETLEDQQVQGNHLDKQQNERTDPEGDTGILQNITLTPEMPLGVGTFSYNGCGESIQQNSSLNAKPEISPVGEKPHKCTECSKRFNWRSDLIKHQRIHTGEKPYICSECGENFTVSSHLFTHKRIHTGEKPFLCTECGKCFSRNSHLVNHQRTHTGEKPFECCACGKSFSDFSTLTQHQRTHTGEKPYVCVECGKGFIQSSHLIRHRKTHMGEKPYKCAECGKGFRYKTHLVQHHRLHIG, encoded by the coding sequence ATGCAGCCTGATGAGATTGTATCAGGGCAGGCTGAAGGAAACACTTCTCAGAGTCTCAGCGAGAGAGAAACCCTTGAGGATCAGCAAGTGCAAGGCAATCACCTTGATAAGCAGCAAAATGAACGCACTGATCCAGAAGGAGACACAGGGATCCTGCAAAACATCACCCTTACACCTGAGATGCCTTTGGGAGTGGGAACTTTTAGTTACAATGGATGTGGGGAGAGCATTCAACAGAATTCAAGCCTTAACGCCAAACCTGAAATTTCTCCAGTGGGAGAGAAGCCTCATAAATGTACTGAATGTAGCAAGAGATTTAATTGGCGCTCAGACCTTAttaaacatcaaagaattcacacaggagagaagccctacATATGTAGTGAATGTGGGGAAAATTTCACTGTGAGCTCTCACCTTTTCACACATAagagaatccatacaggagaaaAGCCTTTCCTTTGTACTGAATGTGGGAAGTGCTTCAGTCGGAACTCGCACCTTGTTAATCACCAAAGAacccacacgggagagaagccTTTTGAATGTTGTGCATGTGGGAAAAGTTTTAGCGATTTCTCAACACTTACtcagcatcaaagaacccacacaggtgAAAAGCCCTATGTATGTGTCGAATGTGGGAAAGGCTTTATACAGAGTTCGCATCTCATAAGGCATCGGAAAACCCACATGGGAGAGAAACCCTATAAGTGTGCTGAGTGTGGAAAAGGCTTCCGATACAAGACCCACCTTGTACAACACCACAGACTTCACATAGGGTAG